The following proteins come from a genomic window of Diprion similis isolate iyDipSimi1 chromosome 8, iyDipSimi1.1, whole genome shotgun sequence:
- the LOC124409493 gene encoding structural maintenance of chromosomes protein 5 isoform X2: MMASLNVERGIIVKICVENFVTYDHAIIKPGRNLNVIIGPNGTGKSTIVCAIVLGLGGKPKVIGRALHVGEYVKSGRQKGKIEIELKNPGKKNHIVTRIITSDGHTQWMLNGKQVSLKEVEQLTKSLNIQVDNLCQFLPQDKVQDFSKMNPQELLENTERSVGDPMLLEYHTKLKEHRKRHIALQEQLTNKGNLLERQTQKFVRLKEIVGSIKERTAIKKKILNLKQKKAWLQYDQGRRQLMEAKQERDAALKEQNALQEAMKPIDKAVAKMTSRYDAAGRTVNSQSKELVTKARNLRNMIDQLLSYEEKIQERDKSLAAQIHAEVTRDQEIANAQQLKSKLENDLELITNEFGDEKSLAEKQQDILHRIEKHRASINQFANHVHRFKQEEDQIRSQIRVVEGELQSVKDVEKQRLALLRQRSQDAYKAVVWLRENTDKFSRTIHEPMLITINVKSAKYSKYFENIISNRDLCAFVCENKQDMNLLMQFLRDQQKLQVNCIHSDPDRRINMNPNIPIEHIAQYGFENYLSALVDAPQTILNYLVTNYRIHNIPVGNDNVENNAQNVPWTINCFYSRNKSYFVSQSKYTREKSTKMSAVAGNGLLSVILDTNKLDDIQQRLGLLEERKTVVAQKVVAIEKKLADAEKEMVELRAERGQCQHHIEQMKTVRSRIAMTIQRIDLLQTQRTSIEEIKETCKREIQAVIKTQVKVFKKYNEALEEYIETSKNGACSKLEMKLLQRTLVAKQNEYREMKERCDTAVRTVRKCEMELQPLRTEASRLREAAKVMTDDLEPQDKGFERFNKAFSKLPTNIEDINDELKVSQAKVFCLGNNADGDNVLQEFEKVKVDVEELKQYIETKTAEVHSINQEMENIREKWIPPLQQLVDDIDKNFSSYLASLNCAGEVSITHGENIMDFEEYGLKIRVKFRDTDELQELTRTHQSGGERAVTTAIYMIALQELSTVPFRCVDEINQGMDAINERRIFELIVNITGKSNGSQYFLLTPKQLALLVELFIR, from the exons ATGATGGCTAGTCTCAACGTCGAACGTGGCATTATTGTCAAGATAtgcgttgaaaattttgt GACCTACGATCATGCGATAATAAAGCCAGGCAGAAATCTGAACGTTATAATTGGTCCCAATGGAACGGGCAAATCTACAATTGTTTGCGCCATAGTCCTGGGCTTGGGAGGAAAACCAAAAGTTATCGGAAGAGCGTTACACGTCGGAGAATATGTGAAATCTGGTCGGCAGAagggaaaaatcgaaattgaattgaaaaacccTGGGAAAAAGAATCATATTGTGACCAGAATAATAACGTCGGATGGACACACGCAATGGATGCTTAAtggaaaacaagttagcctgAAAGAGGTGGAACAATTGACCAAGAGTCTCAACATTCAAGTTGACAATCTGTGTCAGTTTTTGCCACAAGATAAAGTTCAAGATTTTTCTAAAATGAATCCCCAAGAGCTACTCGAAAACACGGAGAGATCTGTGGGAGACCCTATGCTACTCGAATATCACACTAAGCTAAAAGAGCATCGAAAGCGGCACATTGCTCTGCAGGAACAACTGACTAACAAGGGTAATTTGCTGGAACGACAAACGCAAAAGTTCGTTAGATTAAAGGAGATTGTCGGCAGTATTAAAGAACGAACTGCTATAAAGAAGAAGATCTTGaatctgaaacagaaaaaggCTTGGCTCCAGTATGATCAAGGTCGTCGGCAATTAATGGAA GCAAAACAAGAGCGAGATGCAGCTCTCAAAGAACAAAACGCATTACAAGAAGCCATGAAACCAATTGATAAAGCTGTGGCTAAGATGACATCTCGTTATGATGCTGCTGGGCGCACAGTTAATTCCCAA aGTAAGGAATTGGTGACTAAAGCTCGCAACTTGAGGAATATGATTGATCAACTTCTTTCatatgaggaaaaaattcaggaaagaGACAAATCACTTGCGGCCCAGATACATGCAGAAGTAACTCGTGATCAGGAAATTGCCAATGCACAGCAGTTGAAAAGCAAGCTTGAAAACGATCTCGAACTTATAACCAATGAATTTGGAGATG AGAAATCCCTGGCGGAAAAACAACAAGACATATTACATCGTATAGAAAAACACAGAGCTTCCATAAACCAGTTTGCAAACCATGTACATAGATTCAAACAAGAGGAAGATCAGATTAGGTCACAAATACGAG TCGTTGAGGGCGAGCTGCAGTCTGTCAAAGACGTGGAGAAGCAACGTTTAGCGTTGTTAAGGCAGAGGAGTCAGGATGCATACAAGGCTGTCGTATGGTTGAGAGAGAACACTGATAAATTTTCTCGCACAATTCACGAACCAATGTTAATCACGATTAACGTAAAAAGTGCCAAATATTCAAAGTATTTCgagaatattatttcaaatcgtGATTTATGCGCATTTGTTTGTGAGAACAAACAGGACATGAATTTGCTGATGCAGTTTTTGAGAGATCAGCAGAAACTCCAAGTCAATTGCATTCATTCAGATCCTGACAGAAGAATCAACATGAATCCTAATATACCTATCGAGCACATTGCACAATATGGTTTTGAGAACTACTTGAGCGCACTTGTCGACGCTCCTCAGACTATTCTAAACTATTTGGTAACCAACTATCGAATACACAACATACCAGTGGGGAATGACAATGTTGAAAACAACGCTCAAAACGTCCCTTGGACAATAAATTGCTTTTATAGTC GAAATAAATCATATTTTGTATCTCAGTCTAAATACACCCGCGAAAAATCCACCAAAATGTCAGCAGTTGCAGGCAATGGTTTGCTTTCTGTAATCCTGGATACCAATAAGCTGGATGACATCCAACAAAG atTGGGATTGCTTGAGGAACGTAAGACAGTAGTAGCACAAAAAGTTGTAGCAATTGAAAAGAAACTTGCGGATGCTGAGAAAGAAATGGTAGAACTTAGGGCAGAAAGAGGGCAATGTCAGCATCACATTGAACAAATGAAAACAGTCAGATCCAGAATCGCGATGACAATACAACGCATCGATTTGCTACAAACGCAAAGAACGAGTATAGAAGAAATCAAGGAAACGTGCAAGAGAGAAATTCAG GCAGTCATAAAAACACAAgtcaaagtttttaaaaaatataatgaagcCTTGGAGGAATACATAGAGACCAGTAAAAACGGTGCTTGTTCTAAGTTGGAAATGAAACTGTTGCAACGCACGCTAGTTGCCAAACAAAATGAATATCGTGAGATGAAAGAAAGATGTGATACAGCTGTACGAACTGTTCGTAAATGTGAAATGGAATTACAACCCTTGAGAACCGAAGCAAGCAGATTACGAGAAGCAGCTAAGGTTATGACGGATGATCTTGAACCACAAGATAAAGGTTTTGAAAGATTTAACAaagctttttcaaaattgcccACCAACATCGAAGATATTAACGATGAATTAAAAGTATCTCAAGCGAAAGTCTTCTGTTTGGGTAATAATGCAGATGGAGACAAT GTTCTTCAAGAGTTTGAGAAAGTAAAAGTTGATGTCGAAGAGTTGAAACAATAtatagaaacaaagacagctgaaGTTCACAGCATTAATCAAGAGATGGAAAATATTCGTGAGAAATGGATACCGCCATTGCAACAATTAGTTGACGATATAGATAAAAACTTTAGTTCTTATCTAGCCAGTCTGAATTGTGCCGGAGAAGTGTCTATAACTCACGGAGAAAATATT ATGGATTTTGAAGAATACGGACTTAAAATTCGGGTAAAGTTTCGCGACACTGACGAACTTCAAGAATTAACGCGAACGCATCAAAGTGGAGGGGAAAGAGCAGTAACTACTGCAATATACATGATCGCCTTACAAGAATTGTCgaccgttccgttccgttgtGTTGACGAAATCAATCAG GGTATGGACGCAATCAACGAGCGTCGAATTTTCGAACTGATTGTTAATATCACAGGAAAATCTAATGGATCCCAGTACTTCTTGCTCACGCCAAAG CAACTCGCCCTGCTGGTTGAACTGTTTATTCGATGA
- the LOC124409493 gene encoding structural maintenance of chromosomes protein 5 isoform X1: protein MMASLNVERGIIVKICVENFVTYDHAIIKPGRNLNVIIGPNGTGKSTIVCAIVLGLGGKPKVIGRALHVGEYVKSGRQKGKIEIELKNPGKKNHIVTRIITSDGHTQWMLNGKQVSLKEVEQLTKSLNIQVDNLCQFLPQDKVQDFSKMNPQELLENTERSVGDPMLLEYHTKLKEHRKRHIALQEQLTNKGNLLERQTQKFVRLKEIVGSIKERTAIKKKILNLKQKKAWLQYDQGRRQLMEAKQERDAALKEQNALQEAMKPIDKAVAKMTSRYDAAGRTVNSQSKELVTKARNLRNMIDQLLSYEEKIQERDKSLAAQIHAEVTRDQEIANAQQLKSKLENDLELITNEFGDEKSLAEKQQDILHRIEKHRASINQFANHVHRFKQEEDQIRSQIRVVEGELQSVKDVEKQRLALLRQRSQDAYKAVVWLRENTDKFSRTIHEPMLITINVKSAKYSKYFENIISNRDLCAFVCENKQDMNLLMQFLRDQQKLQVNCIHSDPDRRINMNPNIPIEHIAQYGFENYLSALVDAPQTILNYLVTNYRIHNIPVGNDNVENNAQNVPWTINCFYSRNKSYFVSQSKYTREKSTKMSAVAGNGLLSVILDTNKLDDIQQRLGLLEERKTVVAQKVVAIEKKLADAEKEMVELRAERGQCQHHIEQMKTVRSRIAMTIQRIDLLQTQRTSIEEIKETCKREIQAVIKTQVKVFKKYNEALEEYIETSKNGACSKLEMKLLQRTLVAKQNEYREMKERCDTAVRTVRKCEMELQPLRTEASRLREAAKVMTDDLEPQDKGFERFNKAFSKLPTNIEDINDELKVSQAKVFCLGNNADGDNVLQEFEKVKVDVEELKQYIETKTAEVHSINQEMENIREKWIPPLQQLVDDIDKNFSSYLASLNCAGEVSITHGENIMDFEEYGLKIRVKFRDTDELQELTRTHQSGGERAVTTAIYMIALQELSTVPFRCVDEINQGMDAINERRIFELIVNITGKSNGSQYFLLTPKLLPALLYTETVTVHCVFNGPFVTSPREFDMNEYCEELVYENGERQQ from the exons ATGATGGCTAGTCTCAACGTCGAACGTGGCATTATTGTCAAGATAtgcgttgaaaattttgt GACCTACGATCATGCGATAATAAAGCCAGGCAGAAATCTGAACGTTATAATTGGTCCCAATGGAACGGGCAAATCTACAATTGTTTGCGCCATAGTCCTGGGCTTGGGAGGAAAACCAAAAGTTATCGGAAGAGCGTTACACGTCGGAGAATATGTGAAATCTGGTCGGCAGAagggaaaaatcgaaattgaattgaaaaacccTGGGAAAAAGAATCATATTGTGACCAGAATAATAACGTCGGATGGACACACGCAATGGATGCTTAAtggaaaacaagttagcctgAAAGAGGTGGAACAATTGACCAAGAGTCTCAACATTCAAGTTGACAATCTGTGTCAGTTTTTGCCACAAGATAAAGTTCAAGATTTTTCTAAAATGAATCCCCAAGAGCTACTCGAAAACACGGAGAGATCTGTGGGAGACCCTATGCTACTCGAATATCACACTAAGCTAAAAGAGCATCGAAAGCGGCACATTGCTCTGCAGGAACAACTGACTAACAAGGGTAATTTGCTGGAACGACAAACGCAAAAGTTCGTTAGATTAAAGGAGATTGTCGGCAGTATTAAAGAACGAACTGCTATAAAGAAGAAGATCTTGaatctgaaacagaaaaaggCTTGGCTCCAGTATGATCAAGGTCGTCGGCAATTAATGGAA GCAAAACAAGAGCGAGATGCAGCTCTCAAAGAACAAAACGCATTACAAGAAGCCATGAAACCAATTGATAAAGCTGTGGCTAAGATGACATCTCGTTATGATGCTGCTGGGCGCACAGTTAATTCCCAA aGTAAGGAATTGGTGACTAAAGCTCGCAACTTGAGGAATATGATTGATCAACTTCTTTCatatgaggaaaaaattcaggaaagaGACAAATCACTTGCGGCCCAGATACATGCAGAAGTAACTCGTGATCAGGAAATTGCCAATGCACAGCAGTTGAAAAGCAAGCTTGAAAACGATCTCGAACTTATAACCAATGAATTTGGAGATG AGAAATCCCTGGCGGAAAAACAACAAGACATATTACATCGTATAGAAAAACACAGAGCTTCCATAAACCAGTTTGCAAACCATGTACATAGATTCAAACAAGAGGAAGATCAGATTAGGTCACAAATACGAG TCGTTGAGGGCGAGCTGCAGTCTGTCAAAGACGTGGAGAAGCAACGTTTAGCGTTGTTAAGGCAGAGGAGTCAGGATGCATACAAGGCTGTCGTATGGTTGAGAGAGAACACTGATAAATTTTCTCGCACAATTCACGAACCAATGTTAATCACGATTAACGTAAAAAGTGCCAAATATTCAAAGTATTTCgagaatattatttcaaatcgtGATTTATGCGCATTTGTTTGTGAGAACAAACAGGACATGAATTTGCTGATGCAGTTTTTGAGAGATCAGCAGAAACTCCAAGTCAATTGCATTCATTCAGATCCTGACAGAAGAATCAACATGAATCCTAATATACCTATCGAGCACATTGCACAATATGGTTTTGAGAACTACTTGAGCGCACTTGTCGACGCTCCTCAGACTATTCTAAACTATTTGGTAACCAACTATCGAATACACAACATACCAGTGGGGAATGACAATGTTGAAAACAACGCTCAAAACGTCCCTTGGACAATAAATTGCTTTTATAGTC GAAATAAATCATATTTTGTATCTCAGTCTAAATACACCCGCGAAAAATCCACCAAAATGTCAGCAGTTGCAGGCAATGGTTTGCTTTCTGTAATCCTGGATACCAATAAGCTGGATGACATCCAACAAAG atTGGGATTGCTTGAGGAACGTAAGACAGTAGTAGCACAAAAAGTTGTAGCAATTGAAAAGAAACTTGCGGATGCTGAGAAAGAAATGGTAGAACTTAGGGCAGAAAGAGGGCAATGTCAGCATCACATTGAACAAATGAAAACAGTCAGATCCAGAATCGCGATGACAATACAACGCATCGATTTGCTACAAACGCAAAGAACGAGTATAGAAGAAATCAAGGAAACGTGCAAGAGAGAAATTCAG GCAGTCATAAAAACACAAgtcaaagtttttaaaaaatataatgaagcCTTGGAGGAATACATAGAGACCAGTAAAAACGGTGCTTGTTCTAAGTTGGAAATGAAACTGTTGCAACGCACGCTAGTTGCCAAACAAAATGAATATCGTGAGATGAAAGAAAGATGTGATACAGCTGTACGAACTGTTCGTAAATGTGAAATGGAATTACAACCCTTGAGAACCGAAGCAAGCAGATTACGAGAAGCAGCTAAGGTTATGACGGATGATCTTGAACCACAAGATAAAGGTTTTGAAAGATTTAACAaagctttttcaaaattgcccACCAACATCGAAGATATTAACGATGAATTAAAAGTATCTCAAGCGAAAGTCTTCTGTTTGGGTAATAATGCAGATGGAGACAAT GTTCTTCAAGAGTTTGAGAAAGTAAAAGTTGATGTCGAAGAGTTGAAACAATAtatagaaacaaagacagctgaaGTTCACAGCATTAATCAAGAGATGGAAAATATTCGTGAGAAATGGATACCGCCATTGCAACAATTAGTTGACGATATAGATAAAAACTTTAGTTCTTATCTAGCCAGTCTGAATTGTGCCGGAGAAGTGTCTATAACTCACGGAGAAAATATT ATGGATTTTGAAGAATACGGACTTAAAATTCGGGTAAAGTTTCGCGACACTGACGAACTTCAAGAATTAACGCGAACGCATCAAAGTGGAGGGGAAAGAGCAGTAACTACTGCAATATACATGATCGCCTTACAAGAATTGTCgaccgttccgttccgttgtGTTGACGAAATCAATCAG GGTATGGACGCAATCAACGAGCGTCGAATTTTCGAACTGATTGTTAATATCACAGGAAAATCTAATGGATCCCAGTACTTCTTGCTCACGCCAAAG TTGCTGCCTGCATTGTTATATACAGAAACTGTAACCGTTCACTGCGTGTTCAACGGTCCGTTTGTAACCTCACCCAGGGAGTTTGATATGAACGAATATTGTGAAGAACTCGTGTACGAAAATGGCGAAAGGCAACAATGA
- the LOC124409497 gene encoding protein TIPIN homolog, which yields MSVAELSDPEDSLLPNDIDDEIGSNTGGNASDEAIEDNSNFPDNENDSDNPEGSGKRRIDPSTSGQKRIVRKPQPRLDAERLKGPKGIHMIEKHFEKFKFEGKGCEKKDLDRIMNKLEYWAHRIFPKYEFDDFLGKIEVLGNKKAVKTHLTKIRLGMLTDEEVALNDVMEEEDEPVQDSAPIDEFDALIAEELEKQRHSVTPQRSNVSILSSNSKAAAEKAIATSHPEITDEMKERMERNRQLAIQKRLARIQAEEAKNIASEREVIGSQENVDQIKNRESLVTDSIGE from the coding sequence ATGTCTGTGGCCGAATTGTCTGATCCCGAGGACAGTTTACTTCCGAATGATATCGACGATGAAATCGGCTCAAACACCGGTGGGAATGCGTCGGATGAAGCGATCGAGGATAATTCGAACTTTCCAGACAACGAAAATGACTCGGACAATCCCGAAGGTTCAGGAAAAAGGAGGATCGATCCTTCAACGTCGGGCCAGAAACGTATCGTTCGAAAACCTCAGCCAAGGTTGGATGCGGAGCGACTGAAGGGGCCGAAGGGAATTCACATGATTGAAAAACACTTTGAGAAGTTTAAATTTGAGGGAAAAGGCTGTGAGAAAAAGGACCTTGATCGGATAATGAACAAACTAGAATATTGGGCGCATAGGATATTTCCAAAATATGAGTTCGATGATTTTCTAGGCAAGATTGAAGTCTTGGGGAACAAAAAGGCGGTTAAAACGCATCTGACCAAAATAAGACTTGGAATGTTGACGGATGAGGAAGTCGCGTTGAACGACGTaatggaggaggaggatgagccTGTTCAAGATTCTGCACCCATCGATGAATTCGACGCCCTGATCGCTGAGGAGCTTGAGAAGCAGCGTCATTCCGTTACCCCTCAACGATCCAATGTCTCTATTCTTTCGAGTAATTCAAAAGCAGCAGCTGAAAAAGCTATCGCAACATCTCACCCTGAAATTACcgatgaaatgaaagaaagaatggaAAGGAACAGGCAATTAGCAATTCAGAAAAGACTCGCTAGAATCCAGGCTGAGGAAGCGAAAAATATCGCTTCGGAAAGGGAAGTGATAGGAAGTCAAGAAAATGttgatcaaataaaaaatcgagaaaGTTTAGTAACAGATTCAATCGGCGAATAA